Proteins encoded in a region of the Petroclostridium xylanilyticum genome:
- a CDS encoding transposase yields MAQLDENDSCEESSRKPDAQEIKDRIKELKTRKELYESYQQELKEKEINEISTIDPDARLMAVNNNGVDICYNVQTVVDSKHCLIVDCNVINNPTDHGQLSEMGKRAKEVFGVESIKALADKGYYNADDLKICEEENITTYVAKQVFSNSTGEKEFYCDRFKYDQEKDVYICPAGHELRCTRKTPINENTKQIKYANYEACSKCEYKDKCTKSKEGRAITRCIDQDFLDVVDERTAKNKELYKKRQMIVEHPFGTIKRGWGLSYFLTRGLESVKEEASLAFLAYNMKRVINILGIKEVIKRLEGLLHPSNLCKLHINIYWKSQGLNCVN; encoded by the coding sequence ATGGCTCAGTTAGATGAAAATGATAGTTGTGAAGAATCAAGCAGAAAGCCCGATGCACAAGAAATAAAAGATAGGATAAAAGAGTTAAAAACACGTAAAGAACTGTATGAAAGTTATCAGCAGGAATTAAAGGAAAAAGAAATTAATGAAATATCAACAATAGACCCGGATGCAAGACTAATGGCTGTGAATAACAATGGCGTTGATATCTGCTATAACGTTCAAACTGTTGTAGATAGTAAACATTGCCTTATTGTAGACTGTAATGTTATTAATAATCCGACAGACCATGGACAGTTAAGTGAAATGGGCAAACGTGCTAAGGAAGTATTCGGAGTAGAAAGTATTAAAGCTCTTGCGGATAAAGGGTATTACAATGCAGATGATTTAAAAATATGTGAAGAAGAAAATATAACGACATATGTTGCAAAGCAGGTATTTTCAAACTCTACAGGCGAAAAAGAGTTTTATTGTGACAGGTTTAAATATGATCAAGAAAAAGATGTTTATATTTGCCCTGCTGGGCATGAATTAAGATGCACAAGGAAAACGCCGATAAATGAAAATACTAAGCAAATTAAGTATGCAAATTATGAAGCTTGTAGTAAGTGTGAGTATAAAGATAAATGTACTAAAAGTAAAGAAGGAAGAGCTATTACAAGGTGTATAGACCAAGATTTTTTAGATGTGGTTGACGAAAGAACGGCTAAAAATAAAGAATTATATAAAAAACGTCAAATGATTGTAGAGCACCCTTTTGGTACGATAAAAAGGGGTTGGGGATTATCGTATTTTCTGACAAGAGGATTGGAGTCAGTGAAGGAGGAGGCCTCTTTGGCTTTTTTAGCGTATAACATGAAAAGAGTAATAAATATATTAGGAATTAAGGAAGTTATTAAGAGATTAGAGGGATTATTACATCCTTCTAATCTCTGCAAACTACATATCAACATATATTGGAAATCTCAGGGGCTTAATTGTGTGAATTAA
- a CDS encoding transposase: MRYIEGIDRKRKISYPEYIDDYITDDNPVRVMDAFVDSLDLVQLGFKNATPAHTGRLGFGPKDLLKLYIYGYMNKITSSRKLEAEATRNIELMWLIRKLRPDFKTIADFRKDNKDAIQKVFKQFVALCKQWDLFGMEVVAG, translated from the coding sequence ATGAGATATATCGAAGGTATTGATAGAAAAAGAAAAATTTCCTATCCGGAATATATAGATGATTATATTACAGATGATAATCCTGTTAGAGTCATGGATGCATTTGTCGATTCATTAGATTTAGTCCAATTAGGATTTAAAAATGCTACTCCCGCACACACCGGGAGATTGGGATTTGGTCCTAAAGATCTACTAAAACTATATATTTATGGATATATGAATAAGATTACTTCATCAAGAAAGCTTGAAGCAGAAGCAACTAGAAACATCGAGTTAATGTGGTTGATTAGAAAACTAAGACCTGATTTTAAGACAATAGCTGATTTTAGAAAAGATAATAAAGATGCTATACAAAAGGTATTTAAACAATTTGTTGCATTGTGCAAGCAATGGGATTTGTTTGGCATGGAAGTAGTTGCGGGTTGA